Part of the Sphaerochaeta associata genome is shown below.
TGTCCAAGAGATTTTCCGGGTGCAACAGAATCAGGCTGCGTTGAATTTCAATCTCGCTGAGAGCAGAAACAGCATTGTACAGGTAGGTTCCTACACCCTTGTTTCCAATAACTCCAATTCGCAGTTCAGGATGGCCATCCGTCCGGGAGAATTTGGTGATCAGGACCAGTTTGCATTCGTATTGGATGAGGATGAACCCTTGCTTGCAGGCCAGCTCTCTGTGATACCTTTCACGGTCCGTGTCGCCAGTGATGTTTCCCAGGCAGTGAGTGTTGCCGGATCACAAGCGATGCAGAAAGATCTGGGAGTACGCGGGGTCTATGCCAACAATGAGGCGATTCTCTATGAAACCGGTGAGATTCTCGCAGAAATCCCTGATTTCGATCCCGACCTCTATGCAACAGGATGGTATTCGGCCGCCATCCAGCTCAGTATCGAAGTACTTTAGATAAACTCCTCATCGGAAAAGAAATCATCCTCGTCATCATCCTCATGGAACTGCACTTTCAGGAGATCTTTCAGCCACTGATTGTCATCGTCCTGGTCAATTTTTTGCTCACACTCATTCTCGTGGCTCTCTGCAAGCCAGGTATCTAATGCTGCAAGGGCTTCCTTGCTGGCAAAACAAGGGCGTTCAGTTGTTAGGAACTGTTCGTTTTTACCGTTGAGCAGATAGAAAGGGCAACTGTTGCATCGCTCTGACAGTTGGCAGAAACGGATGACTTGGGAATACCATTCTTGATTATTCATGTGCGTAGCATACTCCATGCCTTGTTGTTTTTCCACTCTTTGTTCTTTGTTCGTTTGACTAGCTTTCCATGCAGTATTAGAATGGTTGTAGAGCAATAAGAGGAGTAGTAGATGAAACCAACACTATTGGTATTGGCAGCCGGTATGGGAAGCCGCTACGGCGGAATCAAGCAGATAGACAGTGTGGGAGCCCATGGGGAAACCCTGCTCGATTTTGGGGTATACGATGCCCGGAAAAGCGGTTTTGAGAAAGTAATTTTCATGATTCGCAAAGATATTGAAAAGGATTTCCGTGAGCGCCTGTTCGACCGTATTGCAAAGAACATGGATGCTTCCTATCTTTTCCAGAGCCAGGACTCACTGCTCACCGAGGAGCAGAAACACATTTCCAGTGCCCGCAAGAAGCCTTGGGGTACCATTCATGCCGTGCTTTGCGCCAAGGATACCATCACCGAGCCGTTTGCCGTTATCAATGCAGATGACTATTATGGCAGAGAGTCGTTCTCCATTCTGGCCGGTCACCTCAGCTCTCTTGAAAGCGGCAGCAGAGAGCATGCCATGGTCGGGTATGTGTTGGACCATACCATGAGCCGAAGCGGAACCGTAAGTCGGGCGATCTGCAATGTGAAGGACGGGTACCTGATCGATATGGAGGAACATACGAAAATCGGGTATGAGGGTGATCAGGTGGTAAGCCATCGAGAGGGTGGAGATTTGCTCTTGACCGGGAAGGAGTGGGTTTCCATGAACTTCTTCGGATTTGCCCCCTCGGCCTTTGAGAGCTTCTCCTCCTACTGGGACGGCTTCATCGAGAAACATATTCGTGAAGAGAAAGCCGAGTGCTACCTGCCCAACGGGGCCAGCAACATTGTGACGAAGAAAGAGGGAAAGATTCGCTTCTACACTACCCAGGAGAGTTGGTTCGGGATGACCTACAGCGAGGACCGGGAGAACGTAAAGGAGCAGTTGGCTAAGAAAGTCAGAAGCGGCTATTACCCTGAGAAGCTCTGGAAGTATTGATCAAGGTTTCTTTTTCTGCTTCTGCGTTACATCCGATAGTCCGGCCCATGCAGCTTCCTCGATGGGGGTGAACCCCTCACCGAGGACCTTGTATGCTTCTTGGACCACCATGAAGGCGAACTTGTCATGACGGTGGACAATATTGGTCAGCGCTCCCAGCTTGTTGTTGGCAACCACCGTCATGATGACCGGTCGGTCGAATCCGGTATACATGCCGCTGCCGTAGAGAATGGTTCCGCCGTGTCCCAATTCCTTGAGGATCTCCTGCTCTATCTCCTTGCGCCTGTCACTGATGATGAACACGGTCTTTGCCGATCGCGTACCGAAGGAAAGTACGACCTTGTCGATGGTCACTCCTACGATGTAGACCGTTATCGTCGCGTAGAGGGCCATCTCCAAGGAGAAGATGAAGGCACTCGCGGCAATGATGAGGGCATCGACCAAAAAGAGTGACGTACCGGTCGAGAGCGGTGTGTATCTTGCAACTATCTGGGCGAGAATGTCCGTTCCTCCGGTATTTGCTCCGCTGCGAAGCACAAGTCCTACGCCCAAGCCCATCAAGACTCCGCCAGAGATGGCCGAGAGGAGAATCGAGAGGGGGTTCGAGTAGTCCAGCACTCCGTCGTATCCTGCCCAGGTGTTGATGAGTGTGGTGAAAACGGAGAGCAGCACGGTTCCTGCCAAGGATTTGACACCGTACTGTTTGCCGAATATCGCAACACCCAGCAAAAAGAGCGGGACGGAGAGAATGAATATGGAAAGGCCGGTATCGAGGTTGATTGTGTGATACAGGATAATGGCAATGCCGCTTACACCGCCGCTGGCGATTTTGGCTGGAGAAGAAAAGAGTGCGATGCCGAGGGCCGTGAGAAACGACCCTGTTGTGATGTAGAAGAGTTCCAACAGATGATAATGGCGTTTGGTCATGACGTAAGCATAGTCCTTGCCGGCGGTTTTTTCTACTGTTCAGCGTCCCAGCTTGTCACTGAGTCTTCCTTCAAAGCGCGCCAGTCTCTCGAAGAGTGCATCGATGTCCGACTCTACGATGAGGGCCTTCAGATGATCGGCCTTGAGAAAGCCTTCCTGGACGCTATGCTGGAGAAATGCCAGCAGGCAGTCGTAGAATCCGGCAACGTTGAGCAGTGCGACTGGTTTGGTATGGAAGCCAAGCTGCAGCCAGGTGTAGACCTCCAGGATTTCCTCGAATGTTCCGATGCCCCCCGGCAGTGCCACGAACGCATCGGCAAGCCTATACATGGTTGCCTTGCGTTCGTGCATAGTCGGTACTACGATCAGCTGCTCTTCCACCGGACGTAGGCAAATATCACTGCGATTCAAAGCTTCGGGGATGACTCCGATCACCCTGCCGCCCAGTGAGTGGATGCTCTCTGCGACAGTGCCCATCAGCCCTCGGTTTCCACCTCCATATACCAGGGTGGTTTGCCTCTGATACATCTGGTTCCCGAACAGCCTGGCTGTCTCTTGATAGATGGGCTTGGCCCCGTTGCTGCTTCCACAGAAAACTGCAATTGATCTGATTGTGTTCATGCAAGGTAGCGTAGCGATATGCAAAAGGTATGACAACAGGGTGGGGAAAAGGGGTTACCCATTGCGCATTTGCTTGTTATAATCTATTGAGAAGTGTATGATGGTTGTAAGGAACACTGACTTGAAATTGTTGTGACCCCGTTGAGGGTTATGTATAGGAGTTAAGCACTATGAGAATGAAATTCATCGCTTTATTGGCAGCCTTGGTCTTATTGCCAGCCGTATTGTTCGCTGTCCCTGTCGTAGTGACATGGGAGTGGTTGCTTGAGGATCCGATGGTCACGACATTCAGGTATCAGGTGGATGGCGAAGACGACGACAAATGGACTGTTGTCGATTCTTCTGTCACAAGCTATACCGAACGTGGCCTGGATGGGACCCTTGCACACACCTTGTATCTTCAACAGTCCTATGACGGTGTTCATTTCAGCGGCAGTGCAATCTCCGTAGCCGAGCCGATGTTCCCTGCGATCGAGGAGATGCCCGTCCTTGCCGAGGAACCGGCAATTGTTGCTGAACCTGAAGTACTGGCCCCCGTTGCTGAAGAGATACCGGTTGTTGTAGCAGAAGAGGAAATTGCTCCGGTTGCTGAAACCGAGGCGGTTGTCCCAGTTGCTGAAGAAGTGGTAGTGGCCGAAGAGGTTGTTCCTGTTGCTGAGGAAGTAATAGCAGCCGAAGAGGTTGTTCCCGTTGCTGAGGAAGTAATAGCAGCTGAAGAGGTTGTAGCTGCAGAAGAGCCGGTGATGGTAGCTGAAGAAGTTGCCGCACCTGTTGAGACTGCACCGGTTGAACCCGTGGTTGCAACACAGCCGGAGCCTGTTGTCGCTCCTGTTGAGCCGGTTGAGCTTCCCAAGGCAAAAGCTGAGAGCAGGTACTACACCACCATCAGTTTGGGTGGAACGTTCAATTGGCAAAGCGAAAAACCAGGGCTCTCATATGGAGATAAGGAATTGCAAGCTGAAATTGGAATCCATCTGAACAACCTGAAGACCTTCAATAAGTCTCTTGGATTTGGTGTTGATATCGGATTAGCATATTCTCCTTATTTGAAGAATTACGGATTGGGAGATGTTATTAAAAATCTTTTGGATTTCGATTTTGCAACTCCCTTCAGCAAACTCGACCATGCTGCCACTATCTCCATCGCCCCGATGCTGAACATGGAGTTCGGAAAGGTTGCTTTCGATCTTGGAGTCGGAGGGTTCTTCACCTATGGTCCTTCCTTGGCTACCACCGATGGAGATTCCATGCTCTACGGCGCTTTCGCCAAGGCAGCTCTCGAGTACAAGTTCAACAAGAGCTTCAGCTTGGGGGCAAGTGGCAAATATGGCTTCATCCTCAGCGAGGGTAGCCTTTCGAGTGCACCCCAATTTGCAGAGGGTTCGGTCTACATGGGTTTCTCCTTCTAGGAGGGTTGCTCATTCACTATAGAAAAGGGCCCAGCAATGGGCTCTTTTTTCGCATAGTGCCTTGACCTCACTTCTTTGGTATGGCTATCATAGACCAAGATAGTGTAAAGGTTTCTTTCTCATTGCAGGTGCGAGTTCGACTTTCTCATCTGCATCACTTGCCTGTTACAGGTAAAAGGATGGTTGGCGTTTTTATGAAAGCAGGCCGAGTGCAAGCATGCATCGACTATATCAAGTTCAATCATGAAGCAGAAGGCTTCGAGTTTTCCGAGGATGAGGAGCATGCGATACGGAGGGTTCTTGAAGGCGATGTAAATGCCGACGAGTTGATCCAAGCATACATCGACAGTCATGCTCTCTCCACCGAGTATGTACCACCTCAGGATGAACTGTCCGTCTACCCCCATACTTCATCGTTGGTCAACTACTTTTCCATCAAGGAACGAGCGAAGCTCAGAAGGGTGGAGGCCTACATGGCAAATATCCGTTCGGCGGAAATGCTGACCGAAACGGTGCAGAATACCTATGATTTCGAGTATCTCAAGTCAATCCATGAAAGGATGTTTGGTGATGTCTATCCCTCGGCGGGGCTAATTCGTACTACAGTTGCAGCGAAGAGAACAGTGTTCTGCAATCCCGAGTACATCGACAGTGCTGCGGAGGATATATTCACTCGTCTGAGGAAGGACCGGTACCTTGTCGATATGGACCGTGAAACCTTCATCAACGACCTTGCTTTCTATATGGGAGAGGTCGAGGCGTTGCATCCTTTCAGGGATGGAAACGGAAGGACCGCACGATTATTCTTCTATCAGCTCTCCATGAATGCCGGATACGATATTGATTGGTCTCTTGTTGATGCTGATCGACTTTTGGAAGCCGACATCAGTGCCATCGACGGGGATTATCAACTTCTGATCGACGTTTTGGAAGAAGTCGTCATTTAGTACAAGGAGTACTGTCCATGACAAAGATTGCATTTTTCGACACCAAGCCGTATGACAAGGTTTGGTTTGACCAGTTGTCTGGCGAACATGCGGTGGAAATTACGTATTTTGAATCAAAACTGAACGAACGAACGGCGGCGCTGGCCAAGGGCTATGAAGTAGTGTGTGCCTTCGTCAATGATACAATTACCGAAGCAGTCATCGACGAATTGTATGCGGGCGGGGTTCGCCTGTTGGCCATGCGGTGTGCCGGATACAACAATATCGATTTCAAGGCCGCCTTTGGAAAGATTCATATCGTCAGGGTCCCTGCTTACTCTCCGTACGCTGTTGCAGAGCATGCAATGGCATTGCTTTTAAGCTTGGTGCGACAAACCCATCACAGTTATGTGCGAACCCGTGAATTCAACTTCAGCCTCAATGGTCTGGTAGGGTTCGACCTCCATGGAAAAACAATCGGGGTGGTTGGTACGGGTAAAATCGGGAAGGTCTTCATCAATATCTGCAATGGCTTCGGCATGAGGGTTCTCGCCTACGACCCGTATCCAGATCCGAACCTTGCAGTGACCTACTGCAGTTTCGAGGAGCTCTGCCGTCAGTCGGATATCATCAGTCTTCACTGTCCGCTCACCGAGCAGTCATTCCATCTGATCAACCGCGATACCATCGCACTGATGAAGGACCGGGTTGTCTTGATCAACACCTCACGCGGCGCCTTGGTGGAAAGCCAAGCCCTGCTGGATGGCATCAAGACCAAGAAGATCGGGGCAGCGGCCCTGGATGTCTACGAGGAGGAAGCGGAGGTCTTCTATGAGGACAGGAGCACCACCATCCTCGATGACGACGTGCTGATGCTGCTCATCTCCATGCCCAATGTATTGGTGACCAGCCACCAAGCTTTCCTTACGAAAGAGGCCTTGCACAATATTGCCGAGACTACGCTGGGCAGTATTGATGCTTTTGTGTCGGGAGAGGTGATGGTGCACGAAATCTGCTACCAGTGCGATACCTGTCACAAAGTCACCGGTCAGCGCTGTTTTTAATGCGCTCGTAAGCCCAGGTTTGGTCTACTGCAGTAAAGAACCCCTTTTGCAGGGGAAACTGTTGTGTAGTCTCAAGAAGCTGGTTGTACAGCTCATACTCGCACTCGATTGAACCTTCCAAGGCTCCCTCGCTGTCCAGAACAGAGAAGAGCAGCTTGTTTGCCTGTGTTTGATGTTCGGCAAAGAAGAGCTGCACTTCAGGCTTCTGCATGTACATGGCCAGATACAGCTTGCACAGCTCAATGGTTCGGTCGTCGAGATTGCTGTCCAGCAGAAGGATTTTCTCCTTCAGTGCAGCTGAGGTCGTAACCAGGCGAAGTGTGTAGGCTTGTAGATCCTGTCTGCCGGTGACTGCGCCGTCGAGTTCGCGCACTTGCGACCGGGGTGCCAAGAGCAGTGCCACCTGCTGCGTTTCATCGACAACCAGAAGTTCATGCAGGACGGTGAACTGCTTTGTGCACGATGGACAGGTCACCGAAAAGAGAGAGTCGGTGAGTATGGCAAGCTTTTGCTTGGGGTGCTTGGCCAGATCCAGAAATGGATGCAGCGTATGCGTCACTTCACAGTGGCAGTGCGGACAGGTGAGGGCGGCTTCTTGCATGGCGAGACTGTACCATACTTGGAGTGCAAAAAGGAAGCTCCCTTGCGGGAGCCTCTCTCTGTTATTTCTTACGTACCGCCCTGATGGTCGGTTTCGTATCCTTGACGGTGACGACGGTCCGATGTTTGATCAGGAAGGTGTAGTGAATTTTCTGGTCCCTTGCAAAATCCTCGGCGATGGTGCTTGGTGTGATGTCCTGGACATCATACTCTTCAAGCAGGCGCTCATCGAGGCGGAACTTACGGTAGTTGTTGCTGAAGATCAAGGTGCCCTTTGGATCGAGGTGCATCATGCAGGCCTTGATCAGCCTGACTTGATCCCTATCCACATCGAAGTTCTGCCGTCCCTTTCCGTTGGAGAACGTAGGGGGATCGCAGAAGATCAAATCGTAGCGGTCGTAAGTATCGAAGAGGAACTCAAGGCAGTCACTGCGATAAAAAAAGTGGTTCATTTCGGTATACCCGTTGAGCTGCATGTTTTTTACCGCCCAATCAAGATATGTAGCCGATGCATCGACACTGACGGTACTCAGAGCTCCCCCTTTTGCCGCCTGTACGGTCGCCGTACCGGTATAACAGAAAAGATTGAGGAATCGCTTTCCTTCGGCCATTGAGGCTATCTGCTTCCGGATGGGCCTGTGGTCGAGGAAAATGCCTGTATCGAGATAGTCGGTGAAGTTGACCAGATATTTTACCCCGTTCTCATTGATGATGTAGAACTTGTCGGTACTGGCCATTTTCTCGTACTGCTTCTCTCCCTTCTGCTGGGTTCTCTGCCTGACATAAATCTGTTCGCGGTCGATGCCTGTTGCACGTTCGGTTGCATCGATGAGCTCTCCCAGACGCCTGAGGGCATCTTCGGGATCGATTGTTTCAGGCGGAGCATACTCCTGCAGGCTGATGTACTTGTTCTCATAGAGATCGATGGCGGCACTGTACTCAGGCATATCGGCATCGTAGATGCGATAGCAGGTTACGCCCTGTTGTTCCATGATCGGCTTGAGATTGCCCAGATTCTTCACCAAGCGGTTGTATGCCATCTGAGCCCCGTCACTGAGAGGTTGGGCAAGGCGCTCTTTCTTGCGTTCAATCGCCCGCTCGATCATCTGCTGACGCTCTTCGGCGGTAAATACATAGTAGTGGGCTATCTGACACGTCACGCCGCCGTTGTTGACGGTGTTGGTTCGATCGGGCTTCATGTCGACATGGCTGAGCAGTTCCTGCTGACCGCAGAGAATGGCGACATTCCAGCCTCCGAACAGCGTACTGATCTGCCTGCCCAACTGGCGGTAGAGTACCTCCAAATTGGTATCGCTCTCCATTCTCAGCCCGTAGGGAGGATCGGTGATGATGTACCCCGTGCCCTGGGGGACATCCGCTGCAGTGATGGTGCAAAAGTCCTTGACCTGAAAATTGATGAGGTCTTCGACCTGGGCAAGCTCGGCATGCTTCTTGCTGATTGCCACAGCCTTGGGATCGATGTCCCAGGCATGGATGACGATATTGCGGGAACTTGCCTTCTCGGCTCGTTCAAGGGCCTCATCAACCACTTCCTCATAGATATCGGGATCGTGGATGGGCAGGTTGAAGAAGTTGAACTTGCGGTTGGACACCAAGCCGGGTGCTCTGTCGGCTGCCCAAAGGGCTGCTTCGATTGCGATGGTTCCCGAACCGCAGAAGGGATCGAGCAGCATCGGTACCCCTTCTCCTTTTTCGAGTGACTTTCGCCACTCGCTTCGATAGATGACCGAACAGGTGAGGTACTCACTGAGTACTGCATCGGTCTGGGCGACCCGGTAGCCCCTTCGGTGAAGACCCCGGCCTGAAAAATCCACATACCAAGCGACTTTGTCGCCGTCGATGTGCAAATGGAAGACTACGTCGCTGTTTTCTGTGTCAACCAAAGGTCTTTCTCCATCAAACTTCTCTCTGATGCGGTCTACAATGGCATCCTTGAGCCGGATGGCGGCGAAATGGGAGTTCTTCATGTACGGGCAGTTCTTCACGGTCTCGGTGACGGAGAACGTGATATTGGGATTGACCCAATCCTCCCAGGGAATTTGCATGGAGGCTTCGTACAGCTCGTCTGCATCGAGGATGTCCTCATCCTCGAACAAACCGAGCAACACTCTGGTTGCAGTTCGTGACCAAAGACAGAATCTGTAGGCCGCAGCAAGGTCGGCTGAAAACTCAACCCCCCCGCTTATCGTCCGTATATCGGTAGCCCCTGCAGCTTTAGCCTCTTCCTCGATGATGTCGTTCATGTAGAGGGCGGATGTGGCAAAAAAAATCATACGGTAACTCCTTCTGCCTCAGAGAGCAGGTGTTCCAACTCGAAACGTTCGTAATGGTAGTGGGTATTGCAGTTCGCACACACCAACTCCAAGGGGAAGGGACCGTTCTCAAGAATGTCCTTCTGTTCCTCCTTGTTCAGCTGCTTCAGGTACCGAGTGTACTGCTCTCGGGAGCACGGGCAGGAGAATGCCATGAATTGACTGGCCAAATGGCGTACTTGAGAAGCTTCAAACTGCTTTTCCACATAGGAACGGATGGTTTTTCCTTCCGCAAGCCAGGCTCCGATAGAGGGCAATTTGGAAGAGAGCTCCTCAAGTTCATCCAGAATGCCTTCACTGCAGCCAGGCATCGCTTGCAAGAAAAGAGCTCCGCTGCCGGTTACCTGTCCACGCTTGTCGAAGTGCAGCGAGAGGACGAACATGGTGGGAGTCTGCTCCGATTGATGATAGTGCAAAGCCAGATCCTTCGCGAGGTCTCCATAGGCCATCATGGTCTGTCCGGTGAATGGTGTCTTGTGTCCCTCCAGTATTTTGGAAACTGAAAGGAAGCCTGGTCCATACAACTCATTCAGATCGAGGCTCTTCAGGCTCTCCTTGAGCGGGATGGGATTGTGCTTGAGGTATCCACGCACCGCACCCACCGCCCAGGATTCCACAAACACCCCTCCGATGGGTCCTCCGCACTCTATGTTCAACTGGATGCGGTCATTTCCTTTCACGGTGGCACTGAGCAGTCCCCCGGCAAGGAATGCCTGCCCCAGCACATACGTTTCGAGCAAGCCCAAATCGTGGTTCGCCCGCATTTGGTTTATGAGCTTGGTTGCCGATATTGCAGTAACGCGTATTTGGTCGTCATGCAAAAGAAACACCTCGCGCCCATCATCACTCAGGGCGGCCAGGTGTTCCTGTAAGTCTCTATCTTCAATCTTTTTCTTTATCATACGGAAGCAGATTAGACAATGACCTCACTTTTTGCAAGAGCTTGGAACTCTGTTCCATTAATTACTTCATTCTCCAGCAATTTTGCAGTGATTACCTCAAGAGCCTTGCGGTTCTTCTCAAGGTTGGTCTTCACCACCTGATACCGTTCATTGACAATGCGGGCCGTCTCGGTATCGATGTACTCCTGGGCTTTCTCCGAGTACTCTCGTGCTCCGCTGACTCCGGCTATTCCACTCTGGGTGGTGGGCAGGGTGATGTTCCGGTATCGATCACTCATACCGAACTCGGTGATCATCCGCCGGACCAGGTCACTGGCCCTTGAGATATCGTTTCCGGCACCCGTGGAGATTTCCTGAAAGATCACCTCTTCGGCGGCACGGCCTCCGAGGAGGGTGTCGATATTGCCCAGGAGTTCACTCTGGCTGAGTAGGAATCGATCCTCGGTAGGGTACTGCAACGTATATCCCAAGGCTCCCAACCCACGAGGGATGATGGAAATCTTGCTCACCGGCTCGGACCCTTCGGTCATGAAGGCGGTAAGCGCATGTCCGGTCTCGTGATAGGCGACCCTCTCGCGTTCCTTGGCGTTGAGCAGCCGGCTCTTGCGTTCCAACCCTGCAACCGATTTCTCGATCGCTTCTTCAAAGTCGGCCTGCATTACCACCTTCCGGTTCTGTCGAACCGCCATCAAGGCAGCCTCGTTGGCAATATTGGCAAGGTCGGCACCGGCCAGACCTGCAGCACTTTGGGCGATTTTGCGAAGATCGACATCGTCGCCGAGCTTGATGTTGCGGGTGTGAATCTTCAGGATTGCATGTCTTCCATCCAAGTCCGGCTTGTCGATCAGTACCTGACGGTCGAAGCGACCGGGTCTGAGTAGTGCGGGGTCGAGTATTTCCGGTCGGTTGGTTGCTGCAAGGATGATTACGCCGGTTCTGGAATCGAAACCATCCATTTCAACGAGCAACTGGTTCAATGTCTGTTCACGCTCATCGTTTCCTCCGATGCCCGCCGACACGCGCGAGCGTCCGATGGCATCGATTTCGTCGATGAAAATTATGCAAGGGGAGTTTTCTCGTGCCTGCCTGAAGAGGTCGCGTACACGGGCGGCTCCTACGCCTACGAACATCTCGACAAAGTCGGCGCCGCTCATCTTGAAGAAGGGTACGCCGGCTTCGCCTGCCACGGCCTTCGCCAGCAGGGTTTTACCGGTTCCCGGGGGGCCTACCAGCAATACTCCTTTGGGAATCTTGCCGCCTATCTCTGTATATTTGTCGGGATGCTTGAGAAAGTCGACGACTTCCTCAAGTTCATATTTGCTTTCGTCAGCACCGGCTACGTCGTCAAAACGGACTCCGGTATCACCCTCGGCAACGATTTTGGCTTTATTTTGGTTGAAGGAGAGCACGCCCTGACCGCCCTGTCCTCCCATTTTTGAGAACAAGAAGCGCCAGATGAGCATAATGAAGACAAAAGGAAGTGCATAGCTGAGCAAGCTGGACAGAATGCTCGGCTTGGCCGGCGGGACTGCGTAGAACTCAACCCCCTGCTTTTCAAGGAAGGGTATGAAGGCCGGGTCATCGACCTTGTAGGTGCTGAAGGACTGCAAGAGACTTGCCGCATTTGGCTCGCTGGCAAGCGATCGCAGGTCGGTCACGACTTGGTCTTTCGCGAACGGGTAGCCGACGTAGCGTTCTTCTTCGATGGCAACCCGCTTGATGGTTCCATTCTCGATCAAGGTCTTGAATTGGGTGTAGTCCACCGAGTATACGTTCGACTGCCTGGTCACCATGAAGGTGTTGAGGGCGAGAAACAACAGCAGGATGATGAAGAAGTACCAAAAGGAGAAGGTAAATTTCTTCTTGTCCTTGCCACCGCTTTCGTTGAGGTGAACCCCGGGTTCTATATTGAACTTCTTCTTAAAGGTGTCTTTCCAATCTTTCTCATTCTTATTGTCTTTGCTCATGCGTATGGTTCCTTGTAGGGAGCGTCTCGTGTAGTCCCTTGTTTCGAATATACTCCTGCAATTGCCAATCGGCAACAAGGTCGGTATAGTGATAGACCTATGAATAGCAAAGAAGTTGTGCTTATCACCGGAGGGGCCAAACGTCTTGGGAGAGCCATGGCTCTCTCTCTTGCTGCATCCGGGTACCGCGTGGTAATTCATTGCAATGAAAGCGTCGAACAAGCGGAAAAACTTGTACAAGAACTTGCTTTGCAAGGTTTTGACAGTGCGTATGTTCAAGGTGACCTAAGCGATTCAGGTGCACTTGCATCATTGTTTTCCCAGGCCGTTCAGGCT
Proteins encoded:
- the ftsH gene encoding ATP-dependent zinc metalloprotease FtsH; the protein is MSKDNKNEKDWKDTFKKKFNIEPGVHLNESGGKDKKKFTFSFWYFFIILLLFLALNTFMVTRQSNVYSVDYTQFKTLIENGTIKRVAIEEERYVGYPFAKDQVVTDLRSLASEPNAASLLQSFSTYKVDDPAFIPFLEKQGVEFYAVPPAKPSILSSLLSYALPFVFIMLIWRFLFSKMGGQGGQGVLSFNQNKAKIVAEGDTGVRFDDVAGADESKYELEEVVDFLKHPDKYTEIGGKIPKGVLLVGPPGTGKTLLAKAVAGEAGVPFFKMSGADFVEMFVGVGAARVRDLFRQARENSPCIIFIDEIDAIGRSRVSAGIGGNDEREQTLNQLLVEMDGFDSRTGVIILAATNRPEILDPALLRPGRFDRQVLIDKPDLDGRHAILKIHTRNIKLGDDVDLRKIAQSAAGLAGADLANIANEAALMAVRQNRKVVMQADFEEAIEKSVAGLERKSRLLNAKERERVAYHETGHALTAFMTEGSEPVSKISIIPRGLGALGYTLQYPTEDRFLLSQSELLGNIDTLLGGRAAEEVIFQEISTGAGNDISRASDLVRRMITEFGMSDRYRNITLPTTQSGIAGVSGAREYSEKAQEYIDTETARIVNERYQVVKTNLEKNRKALEVITAKLLENEVINGTEFQALAKSEVIV